One genomic segment of Desulfatirhabdium butyrativorans DSM 18734 includes these proteins:
- a CDS encoding EI24 domain-containing protein → MYPLRKTWSSIKQANLFTTMLLCALLAGLVLVCSIWTITWITDRFVALEKGWLDTLLNWIVALISGVAGWFVLPALTVLISSLFQESVIQRVERLEYPQSHRNVTFGFWPELWHDIKFTAEAIGWNILVLPCYFLGIGFPVSILLNAYLLGREFFESAAGYHLGKTEARILGKHHWKSIYIGGLTITVLSLIPLINLFVPIFAVVWMVHLYHAIQPPDKTR, encoded by the coding sequence ATGTATCCCTTGCGAAAAACCTGGTCCTCCATCAAACAAGCGAACCTGTTCACAACGATGCTTCTTTGCGCGCTGCTGGCTGGCCTCGTACTGGTCTGCTCCATCTGGACGATCACCTGGATCACCGACCGGTTCGTGGCCCTGGAAAAAGGATGGCTGGATACACTGCTCAACTGGATAGTCGCCCTGATCAGCGGGGTAGCCGGCTGGTTCGTGCTTCCCGCCCTGACCGTTCTCATCTCCAGCCTGTTTCAGGAATCGGTCATCCAACGGGTGGAACGCCTGGAATACCCGCAGAGCCATCGCAACGTCACATTCGGTTTCTGGCCCGAGCTTTGGCATGACATCAAATTCACGGCCGAGGCCATCGGATGGAATATACTCGTATTGCCCTGCTATTTCCTGGGAATCGGCTTTCCGGTCTCCATTCTGCTGAATGCCTACCTGCTGGGACGAGAGTTTTTCGAGAGTGCCGCTGGATACCATCTGGGAAAAACCGAGGCCAGGATTCTCGGCAAACACCACTGGAAATCCATCTACATCGGCGGGTTGACAATCACCGTCCTTTCGCTGATTCCCCTGATCAATCTGTTTGTCCCGATCTTCGCCGTTGTATGGATGGTGCACCTCTATCATGCCATCCAGCCTCCGGACAAAACCCGATGA
- a CDS encoding ADP-ribosylglycohydrolase family protein: MIGAIAGDIIGSVYEWHRIKSKEFALFSPRCFFTDDSVLTIALADAILTGTDYGQIMKAYYRRYPGAGYGGRFHRWAKSRDSRPYNSWGNGAAMRISPVGFAFDNLEEVLLKAETFTAVTHNHPEGIKGAQATAVAIFLARTGKSKREIRETIESTFCYDLSRTLDEIRPDYRFNESCQETVPQAIIAFLESTDYEDAIRNAISLGGDSDTLACITGGIAEAFYGGVPEVIREKAMAILDEDLRRVTEAFIRQYVRFNLKEGTVPG, from the coding sequence ATGATAGGCGCTATTGCGGGAGACATCATCGGATCGGTATACGAATGGCATCGGATCAAGAGCAAGGAATTTGCGCTCTTCAGCCCAAGGTGTTTCTTTACGGATGACAGTGTCCTGACCATCGCCCTGGCGGATGCCATTTTGACCGGTACGGATTACGGCCAAATCATGAAAGCCTACTACCGCCGGTACCCGGGTGCCGGTTATGGCGGGCGGTTCCATCGATGGGCGAAATCGCGTGACAGCCGGCCTTACAACAGTTGGGGAAACGGGGCGGCCATGCGTATCAGCCCGGTGGGGTTTGCGTTTGACAATCTGGAGGAAGTGCTGCTGAAGGCCGAAACCTTCACCGCCGTCACCCACAACCACCCCGAAGGCATCAAGGGGGCACAGGCAACCGCAGTCGCCATTTTTCTGGCCAGAACCGGAAAATCCAAACGGGAAATCCGGGAGACCATCGAAAGCACGTTTTGCTATGATTTGTCGCGGACACTGGATGAAATCCGGCCGGATTACCGCTTCAATGAATCCTGCCAGGAGACTGTACCGCAGGCCATCATCGCTTTTCTGGAATCGACCGATTATGAGGATGCCATTCGAAACGCCATCTCACTGGGCGGAGACAGCGACACCCTGGCCTGCATCACCGGGGGCATCGCCGAAGCGTTTTATGGTGGCGTGCCGGAGGTGATTCGGGAAAAGGCGATGGCCATCCTGGATGAGGACTTGAGGCGGGTGACAGAAGCGTTCATCCGGCAGTATGTCCGGTTCAATTTGAAAGAGGGGACGGTTCCTGGATAA